The following proteins are co-located in the Malus sylvestris chromosome 13, drMalSylv7.2, whole genome shotgun sequence genome:
- the LOC126597669 gene encoding bet1-like SNARE 1-1, with protein sequence MSYRREHRSSKASLLDGLEEGGLRASSSYSHDINEHDNDKSVQSLQDRVVFLKRLTGDIHEEVESHNRLLDRMGNSMDVSRGILSGTMDRFKMVFEKKSSRRTCVLVAYFVAFFLIIYILFRIRKYFMQS encoded by the exons ATGAGCTACAGAAG GGAGCACCGTTCCTCCAAAGCATCCCTTTTGGATGGCCTTGAGGAAGGTGGTCTTAGGGCCTCCTCCTCATACTCCCACGACATTAATGAGCATGACAATGACAAGTCCGTGCAAAGTTTACAAGACCGAGTTGTTTTTCTCAAGAGA TTAACAGGTGATATTCATGAAGAGGTGGAGAGCCATAATCGTTTGCTTGACCGTATG GGCAATAGCATGGATGTGTCAAGGGGTATATTGTCTGGAACAATGGATCGATTTAAGATG GTATTCGAGAAAAAATCAAGCCGGAGAACGTGTGTACTTGTGGCATATTTTGTGGCTTTCTTCTTAATCATATACATTCTATTTAg GATTCGCAAATACTTCATGCAGAGCTGA
- the LOC126597633 gene encoding protein PSK SIMULATOR 3-like produces the protein MVAEPWILKMGNQVSSNLKHALPFQPSKKSSVSKSQPAAGAKTRKQTVGILSFEVANVMSKTVHLHKSLTDSEISKLKNEILKSEGVLNLVSADGAYLLELAMAEKLEELNRVAAVVGRLGKRCVEPALQGFEHVYADLVNGVIDVKELGFLVKDMEGMVRKMERYVNATSNLYSEMEVLNELEQATKKFQHNQHEESKRAFEQKLVWQKQDVRHLKDVSLWNQTYDKVVELLARTVCTIFATIQAVFGDSVLSKDRVGLIGGASPPTVSGQIDVRRVSQVASEPLKRVASRKEGLHSGPVEKAVVLKKGSSFKPQFDSRRGEFGAFRAEDLNPPCGASPGRIFMDCLRMSGTVDDDDYGGAGNYDDRSSQISGCSVANGGLRREYPNHSGCFNRAQTGVHLQSKCGGTNGGARFGPKSKLMVYAPPSTVGGSALALHYANVIIVIEKLLRYPYLVGEEARDDLYHMLPTSVRMGLRTNLKSYAKNMAIYDAPLAHDWKETLDGILRWLAPLAHNMMRWQSERNFEQTQIVTRTNVLLLQTLYFADRDKTEAAICKLLVGLNYICRYEHQQNALLDCASSFDFEDCMEWQMQCGASFVD, from the coding sequence ATGGTTGCAGAGCCTTGGATTTTGAAGATGGGTAACCAGGTAAGCTCCAATCTCAAGCACGCTCTTCCTTTTCAACCTTCGAAGAAATCATCAGTCTCCAAATCTCAACCCGCCGCTGGCGCCAAAACCCGGAAGCAGACCGTTGGCATTCTCTCCTTCGAGGTCGCCAATGTCATGTCCAAGACCGTCCATCTCCACAAGTCCCTCACGGACTCCGAGATCTCGAAGCTCAAAAACGAGATCTTGAAGTCCGAGGGAGTGCTCAACCTGGTCTCCGCTGACGGGGCCTATCTTCTCGAGCTCGCCATGGCGGAGAAGCTGGAGGAGCTGAACCGGGTCGCCGCCGTCGTGGGGAGGCTCGGGAAGCGGTGCGTCGAGCCGGCTCTGCAGGGGTTCGAGCATGTCTATGCTGACCTCGTTAATGGGGTCATTGATGTGAAGGAGTTGGGGTTTTTGGTAAAAGACATGGAGGGTATGGTGAGAAAAATGGAGAGGTATGTGAATGCTACTTCCAATTTGTACAGCGAAATGGAGGTTTTGAATGAGTTGGAGCAGGCCACCAAGAAATTTCAGCACAATCAGCACGAGGAGAGCAAAAGGGCTTTTGAGCAGAAGCTCGTTTGGCAAAAGCAGGATGTCAGGCATCTCAAGGATGTCTCTCTTTGGAACCAAACGTATGATAAAGTTGTGGAATTGCTCGCCAGGACGGTCTGTACTATTTTCGCCACAATTCAGGCTGTTTTCGGAGACTCTGTTTTGAGCAAGGACCGTGTTGGGTTGATTGGTGGAGCTTCACCGCCTACGGTGTCCGGTCAGATTGATGTGAGGAGGGTTTCTCAGGTGGCTTCTGAGCCGTTAAAGAGGGTTGCTAGTAGGAAAGAAGGGTTGCATTCGGGTCCGGTTGAGAAGGCTGTGGTGCTGAAAAAGGGGTCATCTTTTAAGCCTCAGTTTGATTCGAGGAGAGGTGAATTTGGGGCGTTTCGAGCGGAGGATTTGAACCCTCCGTGCGGAGCAAGCCCCGGGAGGATTTTCATGGACTGCCTTAGAATGAGCGGTAcagttgatgatgatgattatgGTGGTGCTGGTAATTATGATGACAGGAGTAGCCAAATTTCGGGTTGCAGTGTTGCAAATGGCGGTTTAAGGAGAGAGTATCCGAACCATTCGGGTTGTTTTAATCGAGCACAAACGGGTGTTCACCTTCAATCCAAGTGTGGCGGAACGAATGGTGGTGCACGGTTTGGTCCCAAGAGTAAGTTAATGGTTTATGCCCCTCCTTCTACTGTGGGAGGCTCTGCTCTAGCTTTACATTACGCAAATGTTATAATTGTTATAGAGAAGTTGCTTCGATATCCTTATCTAGTCGGCGAGGAAGCGAGGGACGATTTGTATCATATGTTACCAACGAGTGTAAGGATGGGTCTGAGGACTAATCTCAAGTCCTATGCCAAGAATATGGCCATATATGATGCGCCTCTTGCGCATGATTGGAAGGAGACTCTTGACGGGATTTTGAGGTGGCTCGCCCCATTGGCGCACAACATGATGAGATGGCAGAGCGAGCGTAATTTTGAGCAAACGCAGATTGTTACGCGCACAAATGTTCTTCTGCTACAGACATTGTATTTTGCTGATCGAGACAAGACAGAGGCAGCTATTTGTAAGCTGCTTGTTGGGTTGAATTATATATGCCGCTACGAGCATCAGCAAAATGCATTACTGGATTGTGCAAGtagttttgattttgaagactGCATGGAGTGGCAAATGCAATGCGGGGCTTCATTTGTTGATTGA